A window of the Desulfovibrio sp. Fe33 genome harbors these coding sequences:
- the atpD gene encoding F0F1 ATP synthase subunit beta: MANTGKIVQVIGAVVDVEFAEGNLPNILSALEIKNPNNTDAPDLICEVAQHLGNNVVRTIAMDATEGLVRGMAAVDTESPITVPVGSGSLGRIMNVVGKPVDELGEVPCEKRLPIHRSAPAFTDQSTKVELLETGIKVVDLLIPFPKGGKMGLFGGAGVGKTVILMEMINNIAKQHGGISVFAGVGERTREGNDLYHEMKEAGVLEKAALVYGQMNEPPGARARVALTALTCAEYFRDEEGQDVLLFVDNIFRFTQAGSEVSALLGRMPSAVGYQPTLGTDLGGLQERITSTNKGSITSVQAVYVPADDLTDPAPATTFAHLDGTLVLSRQIAELGIYPAVDPLDSTSRILSPDVLGAEHYNTAREVQSVLQKYKDLQDIIAILGMDELSDDDKLTVARARRVQRFLSQPFHVAEVFTGVPGVYVKTEDTVKAFRDILDGKYDDLPEQAFYMCGPIEEAIEKAKQ, from the coding sequence ATGGCTAATACTGGTAAAATCGTTCAGGTAATCGGCGCCGTCGTCGACGTCGAATTTGCCGAAGGGAATCTTCCCAACATTCTGTCCGCGTTGGAGATCAAAAACCCCAACAATACGGACGCACCCGATCTGATCTGCGAAGTCGCCCAGCATCTGGGCAACAACGTGGTTCGCACCATCGCCATGGACGCCACCGAAGGTCTGGTCCGCGGCATGGCGGCGGTCGACACCGAGTCGCCCATCACCGTTCCGGTGGGTTCCGGCTCCCTGGGCCGCATCATGAACGTCGTCGGCAAGCCCGTCGACGAACTGGGCGAAGTGCCCTGTGAAAAGCGGTTGCCCATTCACCGTTCGGCTCCCGCCTTCACCGACCAGTCCACCAAGGTGGAACTGCTCGAAACCGGCATCAAGGTCGTCGACCTGCTCATCCCGTTCCCCAAGGGCGGCAAGATGGGCCTCTTCGGCGGCGCAGGCGTCGGCAAGACCGTTATTCTCATGGAGATGATCAACAACATCGCCAAGCAGCACGGCGGCATCTCCGTGTTCGCCGGTGTTGGTGAGCGCACCCGTGAGGGCAACGACCTCTACCACGAAATGAAAGAAGCCGGCGTTCTGGAGAAAGCCGCGTTGGTCTATGGCCAGATGAACGAGCCTCCGGGAGCCCGCGCCCGCGTCGCCCTGACCGCTCTGACCTGCGCCGAGTACTTCCGCGACGAGGAAGGCCAGGACGTGCTTCTCTTTGTCGACAACATCTTCCGCTTCACCCAGGCGGGTTCCGAGGTGTCCGCACTGCTCGGCCGTATGCCTTCCGCGGTTGGTTACCAGCCGACCCTGGGCACCGACCTTGGTGGCCTGCAGGAGCGCATCACCTCCACCAACAAGGGTTCGATCACCTCGGTCCAGGCCGTTTACGTGCCCGCCGATGACTTGACCGACCCCGCGCCGGCCACGACCTTCGCGCACCTTGACGGTACGCTGGTTCTGTCCCGCCAGATCGCCGAGCTCGGCATCTACCCCGCGGTGGATCCGCTGGACTCCACGTCCCGCATCCTGTCCCCGGACGTTCTGGGCGCGGAACACTACAATACCGCTCGTGAAGTCCAGTCCGTGCTCCAGAAGTACAAGGACCTTCAGGACATCATCGCCATTCTCGGTATGGACGAACTGTCCGACGACGACAAGCTGACCGTTGCCCGCGCCCGTCGCGTCCAGCGCTTCCTGTCGCAGCCGTTCCACGTGGCGGAGGTCTTCACCGGCGTTCCGGGCGTGTACGTCAAGACCGAGGACACCGTTAAGGCGTTCCGCGACATCCTGGACGGCAAGTACGACGACCTGCCGGAACAGGCCTTCTACATGTGCGGCCCCATTGAGGAAGCCATCGAAAAGGCCAAGCAGTAA
- a CDS encoding F0F1 ATP synthase subunit gamma — MASLRDVQNQITGVKKTKQITKAMNMVASAKLRNAQERIERFRPYANKFYEMLGDLAAGADESVHPLLEVREEVKTVGIMVATSDRGLCGAFNINIINTAKRLAQAKTAEGKAVKLWCIGKKARDAFRKLDYEIVRAEADSMTHFDFTLAASVGNELIARYVEGDLDEVHVCFGEFQSMAKQPPVDLTVLPMATHEEGESEEKSGSSGDYLYEPSVKGLLAELLPRFIKVQVYRGLLDTSASEHAARMAAMDNATKACDELTNTLTLLYNKTRQAAITGDLMDIVGGVEALKG, encoded by the coding sequence ATGGCTTCGTTAAGAGACGTCCAGAACCAGATTACTGGCGTCAAGAAAACCAAGCAGATCACCAAGGCCATGAACATGGTGGCCTCGGCAAAACTGCGCAACGCTCAGGAGCGTATCGAGCGCTTCCGTCCGTATGCGAACAAGTTTTACGAGATGCTTGGAGACTTGGCGGCCGGTGCTGACGAATCGGTGCATCCGCTGCTGGAAGTCCGGGAAGAAGTGAAGACCGTGGGCATCATGGTCGCCACCTCCGATCGCGGGCTCTGCGGCGCGTTCAATATCAATATCATCAACACGGCCAAACGGCTGGCCCAGGCCAAAACGGCCGAGGGCAAGGCTGTCAAACTTTGGTGCATCGGCAAAAAGGCGCGCGACGCCTTCCGCAAGCTCGATTACGAAATCGTGCGCGCAGAGGCCGACTCCATGACCCACTTCGACTTCACCCTTGCGGCCAGCGTCGGCAACGAGCTGATCGCCAGGTACGTCGAAGGCGACCTCGATGAGGTCCACGTGTGCTTCGGTGAATTCCAAAGCATGGCCAAACAGCCGCCCGTCGATTTGACGGTGCTGCCCATGGCGACCCACGAAGAGGGCGAAAGCGAGGAAAAGTCCGGGTCCTCCGGGGACTATCTGTACGAACCGTCCGTCAAGGGTTTGCTCGCCGAACTCCTTCCCCGGTTCATCAAGGTCCAGGTGTACCGCGGCCTGCTGGATACTTCCGCATCCGAGCACGCAGCCCGCATGGCGGCGATGGACAACGCCACCAAGGCTTGCGACGAACTGACAAATACGCTGACCTTGCTTTACAACAAGACGAGGCAGGCCGCCATTACTGGCGATCTCATGGACATTGTCGGCGGCGTGGAAGCGCTGAAAGGATAA
- the atpA gene encoding F0F1 ATP synthase subunit alpha, giving the protein MQIKAEEISKIIQDQIQNYESRVEMSETGTVLYVGDGIARVHGVENVMAMELLEFPGGLMGMVLNLEEDNVGVALLGSDTGVKEGDPVKRTGQIYSVPVGDAVMGRVVNPLGQPIDGLGPIDATEVRPVELKAPGIIARKSVHEPCYTGLKAIDAMTPVGRGQRELVIGDRQTGKTAVCVDAILAQKTTDVHCFYVAIGQKKASVALVADVLRQHGAMEYTTIVSATASEPAPLQYIAAYTGATMAEFYRDNGKHALICYDDLSKQATAYREMSLLLRRPPGREAFPGDVFYLHSRLLERACKVNDSLGAGSLTALPVIETQAGDVSAFIPTNVISITDGQIYLEPNLFLSGVRPAINVGLSVSRVGGSAQIKAMKQVAGTLRLDLAQYRELAAFASFGSDLDKATQAKLNRGARMVELLKQPQYQPLTVQEQVSVLYAGTRGFVDDVPLEAVVRFEAEFLDFMRNAKPAVLASIAEKEKIDDAVEADLKAAIEEFKKGFSA; this is encoded by the coding sequence ATGCAGATCAAAGCAGAAGAAATCAGCAAAATCATTCAGGACCAGATTCAGAATTACGAATCTCGTGTTGAAATGAGCGAGACCGGCACCGTCCTCTACGTGGGCGACGGCATCGCTCGCGTTCACGGCGTCGAGAACGTCATGGCCATGGAGCTGCTGGAATTCCCCGGTGGCCTGATGGGCATGGTCCTCAACCTGGAAGAGGACAACGTTGGTGTCGCCCTGCTGGGCTCCGATACCGGCGTTAAGGAAGGCGACCCGGTCAAGCGTACCGGCCAGATTTACTCCGTCCCGGTCGGCGACGCCGTCATGGGCCGCGTCGTCAACCCCCTGGGCCAGCCCATCGACGGTCTGGGACCCATCGACGCCACCGAGGTTCGCCCCGTGGAGTTGAAGGCCCCCGGCATCATCGCCCGTAAGTCGGTCCACGAGCCCTGCTACACCGGCCTCAAGGCCATTGACGCAATGACCCCGGTCGGACGCGGTCAGCGCGAACTGGTCATCGGCGACCGTCAGACCGGCAAGACCGCCGTCTGCGTCGACGCCATCCTGGCCCAGAAGACCACCGACGTGCACTGCTTCTACGTGGCCATCGGCCAGAAGAAGGCTTCCGTCGCCCTGGTCGCCGACGTGCTCCGCCAGCACGGCGCCATGGAATACACCACCATCGTTTCGGCCACCGCTTCCGAGCCTGCCCCGCTGCAGTACATCGCCGCCTACACCGGCGCGACCATGGCCGAGTTCTACCGCGACAACGGCAAGCACGCCCTGATCTGCTACGATGACCTTTCCAAGCAGGCCACCGCCTACCGCGAAATGTCTCTGCTGCTCCGCCGCCCCCCGGGACGTGAAGCGTTCCCCGGCGACGTCTTCTACCTGCACTCCAGGCTGCTCGAGCGCGCCTGCAAGGTCAACGACTCCCTGGGCGCCGGTTCCCTGACCGCACTGCCGGTCATCGAAACCCAGGCCGGTGACGTGTCGGCGTTCATTCCGACCAACGTTATCTCCATCACCGACGGCCAGATCTACCTGGAACCGAACCTGTTCCTGTCCGGCGTCCGCCCGGCCATCAACGTCGGCCTCTCGGTCTCCCGAGTCGGCGGTTCCGCCCAGATCAAGGCCATGAAGCAGGTTGCCGGTACCCTGCGCCTCGACCTCGCCCAGTACCGCGAGCTGGCGGCATTCGCCTCCTTCGGCTCCGATCTGGACAAGGCCACCCAGGCCAAGCTCAACCGCGGCGCCCGCATGGTCGAGCTGCTCAAGCAGCCCCAGTACCAGCCGCTGACCGTCCAGGAGCAGGTTTCCGTGCTGTACGCTGGCACCCGCGGCTTCGTCGACGATGTCCCGCTTGAGGCCGTGGTCAGATTCGAGGCCGAGTTCCTCGACTTCATGCGCAACGCCAAACCCGCCGTTCTCGCCAGCATTGCCGAGAAGGAAAAGATCGACGACGCCGTCGAAGCCGACCTCAAGGCTGCCATCGAAGAGTTCAAGAAAGGCTTCAGCGCTTAA
- the atpH gene encoding ATP synthase F1 subunit delta: MIGNVVSRRYAKALFAVGAAKGEAEQAKYGEQLAAVASSIEDAPEAKAFFKNPAFSAEEKKAVVTQLVERMSLDQMVRNFCDLLADRGRVEMLPAIAADYKAMMDAVSGVVTGELVTVSELNAERKSAIQAKLEKQAGKKLELSFSTDESILGGIVLKVGDKVLDASLKAQLQILKENIKRGE, translated from the coding sequence TTGATCGGTAACGTAGTTTCCCGCCGTTACGCCAAGGCGCTCTTTGCCGTCGGCGCCGCCAAGGGCGAGGCCGAACAGGCTAAATACGGCGAACAGTTGGCGGCCGTGGCTTCCTCCATCGAGGACGCCCCCGAAGCCAAGGCCTTCTTCAAGAACCCGGCCTTTAGCGCCGAAGAGAAGAAAGCCGTCGTGACCCAACTGGTCGAGAGGATGTCGCTGGACCAGATGGTCAGGAACTTCTGTGACCTGCTGGCCGATCGGGGCCGGGTCGAGATGCTCCCCGCCATCGCCGCCGACTACAAGGCTATGATGGACGCCGTCTCCGGCGTCGTCACCGGTGAACTCGTCACGGTGAGCGAACTCAACGCGGAAAGAAAATCTGCAATCCAGGCGAAGCTTGAGAAGCAGGCCGGCAAGAAGCTGGAGCTGTCCTTCTCCACCGACGAGTCCATTCTCGGCGGCATCGTCCTCAAGGTCGGGGACAAGGTCCTGGACGCCAGCCTCAAGGCTCAGCTGCAGATTTTGAAAGAAAATATTAAAAGGGGTGAGTAG
- the atpF gene encoding F0F1 ATP synthase subunit B, translating to MTALAVSSVAFASEGGGHALFTAENLKDYGLRIVNFIIFAWLLYKFGGAKVKDFFVGRRDGIKKDLDDLQTRKVEAERKLKEVEAGIANLAQEKKQILDDARAQGESIKSAIIEKAKRDAEALTEQAKRTASNEAQAAVDSIRAEMAEMVVAAAEKIVAEKLSAQDHDKLVDDYLTKVVLN from the coding sequence ATGACCGCCCTGGCTGTCTCCTCTGTCGCGTTCGCCAGCGAAGGCGGGGGCCATGCGCTCTTCACGGCCGAGAACCTCAAGGACTACGGCCTGCGCATCGTCAACTTCATCATCTTCGCCTGGCTGCTCTACAAGTTTGGCGGAGCCAAGGTGAAGGACTTCTTCGTGGGACGCCGCGACGGCATCAAGAAGGATCTGGACGACCTTCAGACCCGCAAGGTCGAGGCCGAGCGGAAGCTCAAGGAAGTCGAGGCGGGCATCGCCAACCTGGCGCAGGAGAAGAAGCAGATTCTCGACGACGCCAGGGCTCAGGGCGAATCCATCAAGTCCGCCATCATCGAGAAGGCGAAACGTGACGCCGAAGCTCTCACCGAGCAGGCAAAGCGCACCGCTTCCAACGAAGCGCAGGCAGCCGTCGATTCCATCCGTGCCGAAATGGCCGAAATGGTCGTCGCAGCCGCGGAAAAGATCGTTGCCGAGAAGCTGAGCGCCCAGGACCACGACAAGCTTGTGGATGACTATTTAACAAAGGTGGTGCTCAATTGA
- a CDS encoding ATP synthase F0 subunit B encodes MVIPDKTIFIQGLNFVVMIFLLNVVLIRPVREIIKKRKGLMADQLEKIEGFNAGAEEKLVDYEAQLALARKEAGDIRSAAKDEGVAQEQAILSEAGKEASDRIKAARAEIQAEAKAAMEQLSKDVYDYAEQATGKILGQA; translated from the coding sequence ATGGTTATACCTGACAAAACAATTTTTATCCAAGGTCTGAACTTCGTTGTCATGATCTTCTTGCTGAACGTCGTGCTGATCCGCCCGGTCCGCGAAATCATCAAGAAGCGCAAGGGGTTGATGGCTGACCAGCTGGAGAAGATCGAAGGGTTCAACGCAGGCGCCGAAGAAAAGCTGGTGGACTACGAAGCCCAGCTCGCCCTGGCGCGCAAGGAGGCCGGAGATATCCGCAGCGCAGCGAAGGACGAAGGCGTGGCCCAGGAACAGGCCATCCTTTCCGAGGCAGGCAAAGAGGCTTCCGACCGGATCAAGGCCGCCCGCGCCGAGATTCAGGCCGAGGCCAAGGCCGCCATGGAGCAGCTGTCCAAGGATGTGTACGACTACGCTGAGCAGGCGACAGGCAAGATCCTGGGCCAGGCTTAG
- a CDS encoding bactofilin family protein: MARDEINAFLGAGTNYHGKLHFQGAVRIDGNFQGEVVSEGTLVVGQEASVDGQVKVGQLVLSGKFKGEVEARNKVVLHKTANLQGNIRTPVLVVEEGAVLQGELVMGSMDAASSAKPQQDAD, from the coding sequence ATGGCCAGAGATGAGATAAACGCGTTTTTGGGGGCGGGAACCAACTACCACGGAAAGTTGCATTTTCAAGGTGCGGTGCGCATCGACGGCAACTTCCAGGGCGAAGTGGTTTCCGAAGGAACGCTCGTCGTCGGCCAGGAAGCCTCGGTAGACGGCCAAGTCAAGGTCGGCCAACTGGTTCTTTCCGGCAAATTCAAGGGCGAGGTGGAGGCAAGGAACAAGGTTGTTCTGCATAAGACCGCCAATTTGCAGGGCAATATCAGGACTCCGGTCCTGGTGGTCGAGGAAGGCGCGGTACTCCAGGGCGAACTCGTCATGGGCAGCATGGACGCCGCTTCGAGCGCAAAGCCGCAGCAGGACGCCGATTAG
- the rodA gene encoding rod shape-determining protein RodA, translating into MPIDRRLLLHINWPLFGLAAILFLIGVLNLYSASGTRLEEGMNMAPYYHRQLLWGLMGLVGMVAFMLFDYRHLKTLAWPLFWTTVILLIAVFFMGKTIYGARRWLDLGFMNFQPSELAKIAILIVGARILSKEREPLNFVRLAYVLGVGLVLAGLIIKQPDLGSGLSILMILGGMTLYRGVTARVFKTCLFIIPCLLPLSWFFLHDYQKQRIMTFLDPTTDPLGAGYHIIQSEIAIGSGGFWGKGFLEGTQSQLRFLPERHTDFAVAVLGEEWGFVGTMVLLSLFCVFLYQMVLIARDARGLFGSYLAAGVFFYFFWQILINTGMVLGLMPVVGIPLPFISYGGSATLVNFCLVGLVLNVSMRRFMFKQS; encoded by the coding sequence GTGCCCATTGATCGCAGGCTGCTGCTGCACATCAACTGGCCCCTCTTCGGGCTGGCCGCGATCCTATTCCTGATCGGCGTGCTCAATCTCTATTCCGCCAGCGGCACAAGGCTTGAGGAAGGCATGAACATGGCCCCCTACTACCACCGCCAGCTCCTTTGGGGACTCATGGGACTGGTCGGCATGGTGGCCTTCATGCTCTTCGACTACCGCCACCTCAAGACGCTGGCCTGGCCCCTGTTCTGGACCACCGTGATCCTGCTGATCGCCGTCTTTTTCATGGGCAAGACCATCTACGGGGCGCGGCGCTGGCTCGACCTCGGGTTCATGAATTTCCAGCCGTCGGAACTGGCCAAAATCGCCATACTCATCGTGGGCGCGCGCATCCTGTCCAAGGAACGGGAGCCGCTGAACTTCGTTCGGCTGGCCTATGTCCTGGGCGTTGGGCTGGTTCTGGCCGGACTCATCATCAAGCAGCCGGACCTTGGCTCCGGCCTGTCCATCCTCATGATCCTGGGCGGCATGACCCTCTACCGCGGCGTGACGGCCCGCGTCTTCAAAACCTGCCTGTTCATCATTCCCTGCCTGCTCCCCCTGTCCTGGTTCTTCCTCCACGATTACCAGAAACAGCGGATCATGACCTTCCTCGACCCGACCACAGACCCGCTCGGCGCGGGCTACCACATCATCCAATCCGAAATAGCCATCGGTTCCGGCGGCTTCTGGGGCAAAGGTTTTCTGGAGGGCACACAGTCCCAGTTGCGCTTCCTGCCGGAACGCCACACCGACTTCGCCGTGGCCGTTCTGGGCGAGGAGTGGGGATTCGTTGGGACCATGGTGCTGTTGTCGCTGTTCTGCGTGTTCCTCTACCAGATGGTGCTTATCGCCAGGGACGCCCGCGGACTCTTCGGATCGTACCTGGCAGCGGGCGTGTTCTTCTATTTTTTCTGGCAAATCCTAATCAATACAGGTATGGTCCTCGGGCTGATGCCAGTGGTCGGCATCCCGCTCCCGTTCATCAGTTACGGAGGCAGCGCCACCCTGGTAAACTTTTGCCTCGTCGGGCTTGTACTCAACGTATCCATGCGTCGGTTCATGTTCAAACAGTCCTGA
- the mrdA gene encoding penicillin-binding protein 2: MSDLYNESEQQAPRSGLVLLQALILGLFCLFAIRLWYLQIHRGEDYKIQALENQLRQESIPSPRGLIRDRNGDLIAVNEPAYALGIIREDCPDVDRLVHQIAVWTGKDYFELKTLYNKNRKRVKPFEPLIIVPDLTFAQLAVVETNKLRWPGLEIQFRPRRLYRYGTLLAHVIGYVAEADEEDMAGRPELALGDYVGKQGIELMLEDRMRGIKGLTQYQVDVNGRRLKERILKHPQAGHEISLSIDLGLQKLCMDWLSEEAGGVAVMDADTGQLWALATAPSYDSNDFSSGLSAKQWAKLRDDPLHPMQNRVIQSVYPPGSIFKHVVAGAGLQYDMVDPNETVFCSGSMKLGRRVFRCWKHWGHGNVDLNRALVESCDVYFYKLGKKLTVDRMSEFAHAVGFGNKTGIRLPHEKAGNIPTREWKLKRFGEAWQGGDNLNMSIGQGFTLVTPLQVVRFFAGVINGGKLLKPLLLKDEKPVVQSRIPLDEARLELLHKALVDTVEDQHGTARRIRTKGVVVGGKTGTAQVVRLTDELKELKDDEIPYRFRDHAWMAATAEKDGRRFAIACLVEHGLHGGSGAGPIVKAVIDYLFEGKVTPNPEERKDKARAVRALSLKHKEKPRAH, from the coding sequence ATGTCCGACCTTTATAACGAATCCGAACAGCAGGCCCCGCGCTCCGGGCTGGTCCTGCTCCAGGCCCTTATCCTGGGGCTGTTCTGCCTGTTCGCCATCCGGCTGTGGTATCTACAGATCCACCGGGGCGAAGACTACAAGATCCAGGCCCTGGAAAACCAGTTGCGGCAGGAGTCCATCCCCTCGCCGCGCGGGCTCATCCGCGACCGCAACGGCGACCTGATAGCCGTGAACGAACCCGCTTACGCCCTGGGCATCATCCGCGAGGACTGCCCGGACGTGGACCGCCTGGTCCACCAGATCGCCGTCTGGACCGGCAAGGACTATTTCGAGCTCAAGACCCTGTACAACAAGAACCGCAAACGGGTGAAACCGTTCGAGCCGCTCATCATCGTTCCGGACCTGACCTTCGCCCAATTGGCCGTGGTGGAAACCAACAAACTGCGCTGGCCCGGCCTGGAAATCCAGTTCCGGCCCCGCAGGCTGTACCGCTACGGCACCCTGCTCGCGCACGTCATCGGCTACGTGGCCGAGGCGGACGAGGAGGACATGGCCGGACGCCCGGAGCTGGCGCTCGGCGACTATGTGGGCAAACAGGGCATCGAACTCATGCTCGAAGACCGTATGCGCGGCATCAAGGGGCTGACCCAGTACCAGGTGGACGTCAACGGCAGACGGCTCAAGGAGCGCATTCTCAAGCACCCGCAGGCCGGGCACGAAATTTCCCTGTCCATCGACCTCGGCCTCCAGAAGCTGTGCATGGACTGGCTCTCGGAGGAAGCGGGCGGCGTGGCCGTCATGGACGCCGACACCGGCCAGTTGTGGGCCCTGGCCACGGCGCCCTCATACGACTCCAATGACTTCTCCTCCGGCCTGAGCGCCAAACAGTGGGCCAAACTCCGCGACGATCCCCTGCACCCCATGCAGAACCGGGTCATACAGTCGGTCTACCCTCCCGGCTCCATCTTCAAGCACGTAGTCGCCGGAGCCGGGCTGCAATACGACATGGTCGATCCCAACGAGACCGTCTTCTGCTCCGGGTCCATGAAGCTCGGCCGCCGGGTCTTCCGCTGCTGGAAGCACTGGGGCCACGGCAACGTGGACCTCAACCGGGCGCTGGTGGAGTCCTGCGACGTCTATTTCTACAAGCTCGGCAAGAAGCTGACCGTGGACCGCATGAGCGAATTCGCCCACGCCGTCGGGTTCGGGAACAAGACCGGCATCCGCCTGCCCCACGAAAAAGCGGGCAACATCCCCACCCGCGAATGGAAGCTCAAGCGGTTCGGCGAGGCATGGCAGGGCGGCGACAATCTGAACATGTCCATCGGCCAGGGATTCACCCTGGTTACGCCCTTGCAGGTGGTCCGCTTCTTTGCCGGGGTGATCAACGGCGGCAAGTTGCTCAAGCCCCTGTTGCTCAAGGACGAAAAACCCGTGGTCCAGTCGCGGATTCCCCTCGACGAAGCCCGCCTCGAGCTCCTGCACAAGGCCCTTGTCGACACCGTGGAGGACCAGCACGGCACCGCCCGCCGCATCCGCACCAAAGGGGTTGTCGTCGGCGGCAAGACCGGCACCGCCCAGGTGGTCCGCCTGACCGACGAGCTCAAGGAGCTCAAGGACGACGAGATTCCCTACCGGTTCCGCGACCACGCCTGGATGGCCGCCACCGCGGAAAAGGACGGGCGGCGGTTCGCCATAGCCTGCCTGGTCGAACACGGACTGCACGGCGGCTCCGGGGCCGGCCCCATCGTCAAGGCGGTCATCGACTACCTCTTCGAAGGCAAGGTCACTCCCAACCCGGAAGAGCGGAAGGACAAAGCCCGGGCCGTGCGCGCACTGTCCCTCAAGCACAAGGAGAAGCCCCGTGCCCATTGA
- the mreC gene encoding rod shape-determining protein MreC, translating into MRGKKRIAILVVASLFVYLSLFTWNLRTGHLDALSSHTGLDISGIVLKPGIWVTEQVTGFWYRYIYLVGLKQENDRLKEEDAKLRRTNMLLGAQARSAARLESLLDFRPPELWFFSGARVIGHRMGPAGALDTLVVDKGKALGVIDDMPVVSLKGVVGRILRSGAATSTVLLLTDSNSRIAVIGANNRSPGMLSGQGYGKPLVLRYVNQNATVDPGELLLSSGLSGIYPKGLPVARVTKIQRSDISLFLTVQAEPLVDMASLEEVLLLSREPDDQEAAPAADAADAKAGTETAKEDANGAADQ; encoded by the coding sequence ATGAGAGGAAAAAAGAGAATCGCCATCCTCGTCGTGGCAAGCCTGTTCGTGTACCTGTCCCTTTTCACGTGGAACCTCAGGACCGGCCACCTGGACGCCCTGTCGTCCCATACCGGCCTGGACATTTCCGGCATCGTGCTCAAGCCCGGCATATGGGTGACGGAGCAGGTCACGGGTTTCTGGTACAGGTACATCTACCTCGTCGGCCTGAAACAGGAAAACGACAGGCTCAAGGAAGAGGACGCCAAGCTGCGCCGGACCAACATGCTCCTGGGGGCTCAGGCCCGGTCCGCCGCGCGCCTGGAATCCCTGCTCGACTTCCGCCCGCCCGAACTCTGGTTTTTTTCCGGAGCGCGGGTCATCGGCCACCGCATGGGCCCGGCGGGCGCGCTGGACACCCTGGTCGTGGACAAGGGCAAGGCCCTGGGCGTGATCGACGACATGCCGGTCGTATCCCTAAAGGGCGTGGTCGGACGCATCCTGCGTTCGGGCGCGGCCACCTCCACGGTCCTGCTCCTGACCGACTCCAACAGCCGCATCGCGGTGATCGGGGCCAACAACCGCTCGCCCGGAATGCTTTCGGGCCAGGGATACGGCAAGCCGCTGGTTTTGCGCTACGTCAACCAGAACGCGACCGTGGACCCCGGCGAACTGCTGCTCTCCTCGGGCCTGTCCGGCATCTACCCCAAGGGGCTGCCCGTGGCCCGCGTGACCAAAATCCAGCGGTCCGACATATCCCTGTTCCTGACGGTCCAGGCCGAGCCGCTTGTGGACATGGCGAGCCTTGAGGAAGTCCTGCTCCTCAGCCGGGAGCCGGACGATCAGGAGGCCGCCCCGGCCGCCGATGCGGCGGACGCCAAGGCCGGAACCGAAACCGCCAAGGAGGACGCGAACGGTGCTGCCGACCAATAG
- a CDS encoding rod shape-determining protein, whose translation MGNLLNKIIGSFSNDLAIDLGTANTLVYVKGKGVMLSEPSVVAVKKDSRGGKTVLAVGGEAKKMLGRTPGNIVAIRPMKDGVIADFEVTEAMLRHFISKVHNSRRLVRPRIMICVPTGITQVEKRAVRESAQSAGAREVYLIEEPMAAAIGANLPITEPTSNMIVDIGGGTTEIAVISLSGIVYARSVRIGGDKMDEAIMQHVKRKYNMLIGESTAEQIKIHIGSAYPFGDEEPIMEVKGRDLVTGIPQNRPITAEEVREAISEQVEGIVQGVRIALEQTPPELAADIVDRGIVLTGGGALLKGLDQLLQHETQLPITVVEDPLTAVVLGSGKALDNIDLYKDITTD comes from the coding sequence ATGGGTAACCTGCTCAACAAAATCATCGGCTCATTTTCCAATGACCTGGCCATCGACCTTGGCACCGCCAATACGCTGGTCTACGTCAAGGGTAAGGGCGTCATGCTCTCCGAGCCGTCCGTGGTAGCCGTCAAAAAGGACTCGCGGGGCGGCAAGACCGTCCTGGCCGTGGGCGGCGAGGCCAAGAAGATGCTCGGCCGCACGCCCGGCAACATCGTCGCCATCCGGCCCATGAAGGACGGCGTCATCGCCGACTTCGAGGTCACCGAGGCCATGTTGCGTCACTTCATCTCCAAGGTGCACAACTCCCGCCGTCTGGTCCGTCCCCGGATCATGATCTGCGTGCCCACCGGGATCACCCAGGTGGAAAAGCGGGCCGTCAGGGAATCGGCGCAGTCCGCCGGAGCCCGAGAAGTGTATCTCATCGAGGAGCCGATGGCCGCGGCCATCGGCGCCAACCTGCCCATCACAGAACCGACCTCGAACATGATCGTGGACATCGGGGGCGGCACCACCGAGATCGCCGTCATCTCCCTGTCCGGCATCGTCTACGCCCGAAGCGTGCGCATCGGCGGCGACAAGATGGACGAGGCGATCATGCAGCATGTCAAACGCAAGTATAACATGCTCATCGGCGAATCCACGGCCGAACAGATCAAGATCCACATCGGCTCTGCCTATCCCTTCGGGGACGAGGAGCCGATCATGGAGGTCAAGGGCCGCGACCTGGTCACCGGCATCCCGCAGAACCGCCCCATCACCGCCGAAGAGGTCCGCGAGGCCATCAGCGAACAGGTGGAGGGCATCGTTCAGGGCGTGCGCATCGCTCTGGAGCAGACCCCGCCCGAACTGGCGGCGGACATCGTGGACCGGGGCATCGTCCTGACCGGCGGCGGCGCGCTGCTCAAGGGGCTCGACCAGTTGTTGCAGCACGAGACCCAACTGCCCATCACGGTCGTGGAGGACCCGCTCACAGCGGTCGTTCTCGGCTCGGGCAAGGCGCTCGACAATATCGACCTGTACAAGGACATCACCACCGACTAA